In Corylus avellana chromosome ca2, CavTom2PMs-1.0, the following proteins share a genomic window:
- the LOC132169578 gene encoding LOW QUALITY PROTEIN: cation-chloride cotransporter 1-like (The sequence of the model RefSeq protein was modified relative to this genomic sequence to represent the inferred CDS: substituted 2 bases at 2 genomic stop codons) has product MVKSSLDHKPPSFTILDSPKTQLGHTWFTKTDHEAIFGVIDELYHPVVGITGLSAETFKENXSPGYXNTNDAGVPDLEGSVYWNFNALVGLFFPAEVGIMASSNRSTSLKDTRRSIPIGTLATTLTTTAMYLVSVLLFGALATKKKLLADRLLTATVAWPLAAIIYIGIILSTLGAALQSLTGAPRLLPAIANDDILPILNYFRVADGSEPHIATLFTAFICIGCVIVGNLDLITPTVTMFFLLCYAGVNLSCFLLDLLDAPNWRPRWKFHHWSLSFLGASLCIVIMFLISWSFTIVFLALASLIYYYVRIKGKARDWGDGFKSAYLQLPLRNLRSLGASQVHLKNWNPIPLVFCRPWGKLPENVPCHPKLADFANCMKKKGRGWTIAFVGPYVVPSLQESVESYLPMGSVDSAFKASLMITQINETTIPAVVTRLELAVLDGRGSIFMIYFGQKRIRWSFLIILGLHLIFWFTLNTPLQTHGREDHEFALEKAEPCSSVTFGEDICNLVKSGEIMDLNVAVEHFLSDKVDIYFNMFGLCLKDWIIDQSKSS; this is encoded by the exons ATGGTTAAGTCTTCTTTGGACCATAAGCCACCGAGCTTCACTATTCTCGATTCACCAAAGACCCAGCTTGGCCATACTTGGTTCACCAAGACTGACCATGAGGCTATCTTCGGGGTTATAGACGAACTTT ATCACCCTGTAGTTGGAATCACGGGCTTGAGTGCGGAAACTTTCAAAGAAAACTAGAGTCCAGGTTATTAGAATACTAATGATGCTGGAGTTCCTGATCTTGAAGGAAGTGTGTACTGGAATTTTAATGCATTGGTTGGTCTCTTTTTCCCTGCTGAGGTGGGAATTATGGCAAGTTCAAATCGATCAACTTCACTGAAAGATACTCGGCGTTCGATTCCCATTGGAACTCTGGCTACAACTCTCACAACTACTGCAATGTATCTAGTTTCTGTGTTGTTATTTGGAGCCCTTGCAACCAAAAAGAAGTTATTGGCAGACAGACTACTTACAGCTACAGTTGCTTGGCCTTTAGCAGCCATCATCTATATTGGAATCATTCTTTCAACATTAGGGGCTGCACTTCAGAGCCTAACAGGTGCCCCACGCCTTCTTCCAGCAATAGCTAATGATGACATCTTGCCCATTCTTAACTACTTCAGGGTTGCAGATGGTAGTGAGCCTCATATTGCTACCCTCTTTACTGCGTTCATCTGCATTGGATGTGTCATAGTTGGGAACCTGGATCTCATCACACCGACTGTAACTATGTTTTTCCTTCTATGTTATGCTGGTGTGAACTTATCTTGCTTCCTCCTGGATCTTCTAGATGCTCCCAACTGGCGTCCTCGGTGGAAGTTTCACCATTGGAGCCTCTCTTTTCTTGGAGCATCACTTTGTATAGTGATAATGTTCTTAATCTCATGGTCATTCACTATAGTTTTTCTAGCCCTTGCTAGCCTGATATATTATTATGTGAGGATTAAAGGAAAGGCTAGGGATTGGGGTGATGGTTTCAAGAGTGCATATCTCCAACTACCTCTTCGCAATCTTCGATCACTAGGAGCAAGCCAAGTGCACCTAAAGAATTGGAATCCAATCCCCCTGGTATTCTGCAGGCCATGGGGTAAACTGCCAGAAAATGTACCTTGTCATCCAAAACTTGCTGACTTTGCAAACTGCATGAAGAAAAA AGGAAGGGGATGGACCATAGCCTTTGTGGGTCCTTATGTAGTTCCATCTCTACAAGAATCAGTAGAATCATAC CTACCAATGGGTTCTGTGGATTCTGCATTCAAGGCTTCTCTGATGATTACGCAAATAAACGAGACCACTATCCCCGCTGTTGTGACCCGCTTGGAGCTAGCGGTTTTGGATGGAAGAGGATCCATTTTTATGATCTATTTTGGACAGAAGAGAATCCG ATGGAGTTTCTTGATTATCCTTGGACTTCATTTGATCTTCTGGTTTACTCTTAACACCCCCCTGCAAACTCATGGGAGGGAGGACCATGAGTTTGCCCTTGAGAAAGCAGAACCTTGTAGCAGTGTGACCTTTGGTGAAGATATCTGCAACTTGGTCAAGAGTGGAGAGATAATGGATTTGAATGTCGCGGTTGAGCACTTTCTCTCAGACAAAGTGGACATCTATTTCAATATGTTTGGTCTGTGCTTGAAAGACTGGATTATAGACCAAAGCAAGAGCTCCTGA